One genomic segment of Ictalurus punctatus breed USDA103 chromosome 4, Coco_2.0, whole genome shotgun sequence includes these proteins:
- the siah1 gene encoding E3 ubiquitin-protein ligase Siah1 isoform X2, which translates to MDEEMSRQTATALPTGTSKCAPSQRVNTTASNSDLASLFECPVCFDYVLPPILQCQSGHLVCSNCRPKLTCCPTCRGPLGSIRNLAMEKVANSVLFPCKYASSGCEVTLPHTDKAEHEELCEFRPYSCPCPGASCKWQGSLDAVMPHLLHQHKSITTLQGEDIVFLATDINLPGAVDWVMMQSCFGFHFMLVLEKQEKYDGHQQFFAIVQLIGTRKQAENFAYRLELNGHRRRLTWEATPRSIHEGIATAIMNSDCLVFDTSIAQLFAENGNLGINVTISMC; encoded by the exons ATGGACGAAG AAATGAGTCGCCAGACTGCCACCGCGCTGCCCACAGGAACCTCAAAGTGCGCCCCCTCCCAGCGTGTGAACACCACTGCCTCCAACAGTGACTTAGCCAGCCTGTTCGAGTGCCCGGTGTGTTTTGACTATGTGCTGCCTCCAATCCTGCAATGCCAGAGCGGCCACCTTGTGTGCAGCAACTGCCGGCCCAAGCTGACGTGCTGTCCGACATGCCGTGGCCCGTTGGGCTCCATCCGTAACCTGGCCATGGAAAAGGTGGCCAATTCAGTGCTGTTCCCATGCAAGTACGCCTCATCGGGCTGTGAAGTGACGCTGCCGCATACAGACAAGGCCGAGCACGAGGAGCTGTGCGAGTTCCGGCCGTACTCGTGCCCATGTCCGGGTGCTTCGTGCAAGTGGCAGGGCTCGCTGGATGCCGTTATGCCGCACCTACTGCACCAGCACAAGTCCATCACCACGCTGCAGGGCGAGGACATTGTCTTCCTGGCCACGGACATCAACCTGCCTGGTGCTGTCGACTGGGTCATGATGCAGTCCTGCTTCGGTTTCCACTTCATGCTGGTGCTGGAGAAGCAGGAGAAGTATGATGGGCACCAGCAGTTCTTTGCCATCGTGCAGCTGATTGGCACACGCAAGCAAGCAGAAAATTTCGCCTACCGGCTGGAGCTGAACGGCCACCGGCGGCGTCTCACCTGGGAAGCCACGCCGCGATCCATCCATGAGGGCATTGCCACAGCCATCATGAACAGTGACTGTCTAGTGTTCGACACCTCTATCGCCCAGCTGTTTGCCGAAAATGGCAACCTGGGCATCAACGTCACCATATCCATGTGCTGA
- the siah1 gene encoding E3 ubiquitin-protein ligase Siah1 isoform X1 produces the protein MSPTARLQPVYSWKGVFKLFACVAAQTASKPKEVHTFQEKKIALLGNHMDEEMSRQTATALPTGTSKCAPSQRVNTTASNSDLASLFECPVCFDYVLPPILQCQSGHLVCSNCRPKLTCCPTCRGPLGSIRNLAMEKVANSVLFPCKYASSGCEVTLPHTDKAEHEELCEFRPYSCPCPGASCKWQGSLDAVMPHLLHQHKSITTLQGEDIVFLATDINLPGAVDWVMMQSCFGFHFMLVLEKQEKYDGHQQFFAIVQLIGTRKQAENFAYRLELNGHRRRLTWEATPRSIHEGIATAIMNSDCLVFDTSIAQLFAENGNLGINVTISMC, from the exons ATGTCTCCCACCGCTAGGCTACAGCCTGTCTACTCATGGAAGGGGGTGTTCAAGCTCTTCGCATGCGTAGCTGCCCAAACGGCCAGCAAGCCTAAAG AGGTCCACACATTTCAAGAGAAGAAAATAGCCTTACTGGGGAATCATATGGACGAAG AAATGAGTCGCCAGACTGCCACCGCGCTGCCCACAGGAACCTCAAAGTGCGCCCCCTCCCAGCGTGTGAACACCACTGCCTCCAACAGTGACTTAGCCAGCCTGTTCGAGTGCCCGGTGTGTTTTGACTATGTGCTGCCTCCAATCCTGCAATGCCAGAGCGGCCACCTTGTGTGCAGCAACTGCCGGCCCAAGCTGACGTGCTGTCCGACATGCCGTGGCCCGTTGGGCTCCATCCGTAACCTGGCCATGGAAAAGGTGGCCAATTCAGTGCTGTTCCCATGCAAGTACGCCTCATCGGGCTGTGAAGTGACGCTGCCGCATACAGACAAGGCCGAGCACGAGGAGCTGTGCGAGTTCCGGCCGTACTCGTGCCCATGTCCGGGTGCTTCGTGCAAGTGGCAGGGCTCGCTGGATGCCGTTATGCCGCACCTACTGCACCAGCACAAGTCCATCACCACGCTGCAGGGCGAGGACATTGTCTTCCTGGCCACGGACATCAACCTGCCTGGTGCTGTCGACTGGGTCATGATGCAGTCCTGCTTCGGTTTCCACTTCATGCTGGTGCTGGAGAAGCAGGAGAAGTATGATGGGCACCAGCAGTTCTTTGCCATCGTGCAGCTGATTGGCACACGCAAGCAAGCAGAAAATTTCGCCTACCGGCTGGAGCTGAACGGCCACCGGCGGCGTCTCACCTGGGAAGCCACGCCGCGATCCATCCATGAGGGCATTGCCACAGCCATCATGAACAGTGACTGTCTAGTGTTCGACACCTCTATCGCCCAGCTGTTTGCCGAAAATGGCAACCTGGGCATCAACGTCACCATATCCATGTGCTGA